The following proteins come from a genomic window of Natronosalvus vescus:
- a CDS encoding ATPase domain-containing protein, translated as MNTDLSPIGSGIDGLDDILSGGFVPGRMYLVHGQPGSGKTMLGIHFLEEGLKQGETALFVHGEESREEILANGAALNVDISDAFFLDLGPDSAFFTEDYSYDLVEPSEIEQDRYTQDIYEAIREIDPDRVVIDPITQLRYVEADEYQFRKRILSFMRFLKERNVTVLTTATPSSDVYNTEIQSLSDGIVALRRAENGQRRIDVTKHRALGQKEGDNGMKIRENGIEVYPRLDPHMGERPFETELLTFGIDQLDDLTGGGFDRGSVTFISGPTGAGKTSTGTHLLAKAAGKGLRSVVYLFEEDFQTYTHRSESIGLPISELQSNDLLSAVEIKPRTYSSEEFAHMVVDDIEENGTDIVMIDGIDGYTTAIQGAESDLIRKYHALTRYLKQHGVTTITTNEIPEITGITSATDNNLSYVADNIMFLSYVEMDGSLRKVVGMLKKRSGAFEHNLREFTITADGIEVGDSLTGLYGILQGTPRDNGRMGSSE; from the coding sequence GTGAATACAGACCTCTCCCCCATCGGCAGCGGCATTGACGGATTGGACGACATCCTTTCGGGGGGGTTCGTCCCGGGCCGGATGTACCTCGTCCACGGTCAGCCCGGTTCCGGAAAAACGATGCTCGGCATACACTTCCTCGAGGAAGGGCTAAAGCAAGGGGAGACAGCGTTGTTCGTCCACGGGGAGGAGTCCCGTGAGGAAATCCTCGCGAACGGCGCGGCACTTAACGTCGATATTAGCGATGCGTTCTTTCTGGATCTAGGCCCGGATTCTGCGTTTTTTACGGAAGATTACTCGTACGACCTCGTCGAACCCAGCGAGATCGAACAGGATCGGTACACGCAGGACATTTACGAGGCGATCCGGGAGATCGACCCGGATCGGGTCGTCATCGATCCGATCACGCAACTTCGGTACGTCGAGGCCGATGAGTATCAGTTCCGAAAGCGGATTCTCTCGTTTATGCGATTTCTCAAGGAGCGCAACGTAACCGTCCTCACGACGGCGACACCGTCGTCCGACGTGTACAACACCGAGATTCAATCGCTCAGCGACGGCATCGTCGCGTTGCGGCGAGCGGAAAACGGCCAACGTCGTATCGACGTGACGAAACATCGCGCGCTCGGACAGAAAGAGGGCGATAACGGAATGAAGATACGCGAGAACGGTATCGAGGTCTACCCCCGACTCGATCCCCACATGGGTGAGCGCCCATTCGAGACCGAGTTACTCACGTTTGGGATCGACCAGCTGGACGATTTGACCGGTGGCGGGTTCGACCGCGGCTCGGTGACGTTCATCAGCGGGCCGACGGGTGCCGGGAAGACCTCGACCGGGACGCACTTGCTGGCGAAGGCTGCCGGGAAGGGACTTCGCTCAGTGGTGTACCTGTTCGAGGAGGATTTCCAGACGTACACGCACCGTTCGGAGTCGATCGGACTCCCTATTTCGGAGCTACAGTCGAACGATTTGCTCTCTGCCGTCGAAATCAAGCCGCGAACCTACTCGAGCGAGGAGTTCGCTCACATGGTCGTCGACGACATCGAGGAGAACGGGACGGATATCGTGATGATCGACGGGATCGACGGCTATACGACGGCTATTCAGGGCGCTGAAAGCGATCTGATCAGGAAATACCACGCACTCACCAGGTATCTGAAACAACACGGCGTGACGACGATCACGACGAACGAGATTCCCGAAATTACGGGTATCACCTCCGCGACGGACAACAATCTCAGCTACGTCGCTGACAACATCATGTTCCTGAGCTACGTCGAAATGGACGGGAGCCTTCGAAAGGTCGTTGGCATGTTGAAAAAGCGATCGGGAGCGTTCGAACACAACCTCAGGGAGTTCACGATCACTGCCGACGGAATCGAGGTGGGTGACTCCCTGACTGGCCTGTACGGCATCTTGCAAGGGACGCCACGAGACAACGGTCGGATGGGGTCATCGGAGTAA
- a CDS encoding sensor histidine kinase, translating to MSTIQLLIDGDGNREAIRELLAGQYEVLTEQSATDADLYIVDDTSFPNHYEHLSDCIEASEPVFCPVILIRRTVHMSRLSLPKPDEHDGPLLVDDIVDAPVDQNQLFRRINTLLIRRNQSAQLQHYVSRLEESNARLEQFAYAASHDLQEPLRMVTSYLQLIESRYGDEFDEDGEEFLEFAIDGADRMRSMIEGLLEYSRVDTEGNPLKPTDMNDVVEDVRMNLEMKIDDHEAQIEVDSLPVVNGDEYQLRQLLQNVLSNAIEYSGDEPPRIRIAANRNGTHWKLSVTDNGIGIDPDDQDRIFEVFQRLHSRDEHPGTGIGLALCKRIIERHGGDIWVDSEPGEGSTVTFTLPPAEQSAV from the coding sequence ATGAGCACGATCCAACTACTCATCGACGGTGACGGGAATCGGGAGGCGATCCGCGAACTGCTCGCGGGCCAGTACGAAGTACTCACTGAGCAGTCTGCGACGGACGCTGATCTGTACATCGTCGACGACACCTCGTTTCCGAACCACTACGAGCATCTGAGCGACTGTATCGAAGCGAGTGAGCCAGTCTTCTGTCCGGTCATCCTCATTCGTCGGACTGTACATATGTCTCGGCTGTCACTCCCGAAACCCGACGAACACGACGGGCCGCTCCTCGTCGACGACATCGTGGATGCACCCGTCGATCAGAATCAACTGTTTCGACGGATCAACACCCTCCTGATTCGGCGGAACCAGTCCGCACAACTCCAGCACTACGTCTCGAGGCTCGAGGAATCGAACGCCCGGTTAGAGCAGTTCGCCTACGCGGCCTCACACGACCTCCAGGAGCCGCTTCGGATGGTCACGAGCTACTTACAGCTCATCGAGAGCCGGTACGGCGACGAGTTCGACGAGGACGGCGAGGAGTTCCTTGAGTTTGCCATCGACGGTGCCGACCGAATGCGGTCGATGATCGAGGGACTACTCGAGTACTCACGAGTGGATACCGAGGGGAACCCGCTCAAGCCGACCGACATGAATGACGTCGTCGAAGACGTCCGGATGAACCTGGAGATGAAGATCGACGATCACGAGGCCCAGATCGAAGTCGATTCGTTACCGGTCGTCAATGGCGACGAATACCAGCTCCGACAGCTTCTCCAGAACGTCCTCTCGAACGCGATCGAGTACAGCGGCGACGAGCCACCACGCATACGGATCGCTGCCAACCGGAACGGTACGCACTGGAAACTCTCGGTGACGGACAACGGGATCGGTATCGACCCCGACGACCAGGATCGAATCTTCGAGGTGTTCCAGCGACTCCACAGCCGGGACGAGCATCCGGGTACGGGGATTGGGCTCGCCCTCTGTAAGCGGATCATCGAACGACACGGCGGCGACATCTGGGTCGACTCCGAACCCGGCGAGGGGTCGACGGTGACGTTTACACTCCCACCGGCTGAACAATCGGCCGTTTGA
- a CDS encoding ABC transporter ATP-binding protein, which produces MAELSESASADDCLERPDSTPLVDVDGVSKRYDSEQGSITALEEVSFAVEEGEFVVIVGPSGCGKTSLFRLIAGLERPTDGEVRLRDEAVTGPTPNLGIVFQEYHLFPWRTVRGNVRFGLEHGSYTDDECERRSRRLIDLVGLSGHEDTYPSQLSGGMKQRVAIARALAVDPDILLMDEPFGALDAQTRAMLHEELLEIWRTTGKTILFVTHNVEEAVTLADRIVVMGGTEPGDVREIVPVDLERPRDIDEQAFVSLKRTVRELLR; this is translated from the coding sequence ATGGCAGAACTGAGCGAATCGGCGTCTGCGGACGACTGTCTGGAACGCCCCGATTCGACACCGCTCGTTGACGTCGACGGGGTAAGCAAGCGGTACGACAGCGAGCAGGGATCGATAACCGCGCTCGAGGAGGTCTCCTTCGCGGTCGAAGAAGGCGAGTTCGTCGTCATCGTCGGCCCCTCCGGCTGCGGGAAGACCTCGCTGTTCCGGCTCATCGCGGGGCTCGAGAGACCGACTGACGGCGAAGTTCGACTCAGAGACGAGGCGGTCACTGGGCCGACACCCAACCTCGGCATCGTCTTCCAGGAGTACCACCTGTTCCCGTGGCGAACGGTTCGTGGCAACGTTCGCTTCGGGCTCGAGCACGGCTCGTACACCGACGACGAGTGCGAACGACGGTCGCGCCGGCTCATCGACCTTGTGGGACTCTCCGGGCACGAAGACACCTATCCATCTCAGTTGAGTGGCGGCATGAAACAGCGGGTGGCAATCGCCCGCGCGCTGGCCGTCGATCCCGATATCCTCCTCATGGACGAACCGTTCGGCGCGCTCGACGCCCAGACACGGGCGATGCTCCACGAAGAACTGCTCGAGATCTGGCGGACGACCGGGAAGACGATCCTCTTCGTCACCCACAACGTCGAGGAGGCGGTGACGCTCGCCGATCGAATCGTCGTGATGGGCGGTACCGAACCGGGTGACGTCCGAGAGATCGTTCCAGTCGACCTCGAGCGGCCGCGGGATATCGATGAGCAGGCGTTCGTCTCGTTGAAACGGACGGTTCGAGAGCTGCTTCGCTAA
- a CDS encoding ABC transporter permease, whose product MGADRQTANATDAGLVSGRSGAGAVVDRLPTGRRVGRGLFGIVAFVGLWWAVSFTQPPYILPAPDAVAAAFLNELRGGTMLVALRDSMLHWIPGTIVGTLVGIGLGVAMGWSELVDDAMAPIVRLLRPVPPLALIGFAIAWFGINHTGAAFIVAVGALWINFYATYGAVENVSTELVDVARSLGVQHNLKLLRSVVIPAALPAILTGVRTGIGRCWMLVVAAEIFGVSGIGRQIIRAGDNLRVDRVIAYILVLSIVYLIVDAAFRSVSQRVIAWQN is encoded by the coding sequence ATGGGTGCTGATAGACAGACCGCGAACGCAACCGACGCCGGCCTGGTGAGCGGCAGGTCGGGTGCCGGAGCGGTGGTCGATCGGCTCCCAACCGGCCGGCGGGTCGGCCGTGGACTCTTCGGCATCGTCGCCTTCGTCGGCCTCTGGTGGGCGGTCTCGTTCACCCAGCCACCGTACATCCTTCCGGCGCCGGACGCCGTCGCCGCCGCGTTCCTGAATGAACTCCGGGGCGGGACGATGCTCGTGGCGCTCCGAGACAGCATGCTCCACTGGATTCCCGGGACGATCGTCGGCACGCTCGTCGGCATCGGCCTCGGCGTTGCCATGGGATGGAGTGAACTGGTCGACGACGCCATGGCACCGATCGTTCGCCTCCTCCGTCCGGTACCGCCGCTAGCGTTGATCGGCTTCGCGATCGCCTGGTTCGGCATCAATCACACCGGCGCGGCGTTCATCGTGGCCGTCGGCGCGCTGTGGATCAACTTCTACGCGACCTACGGCGCCGTCGAGAACGTCTCGACTGAACTCGTCGACGTGGCACGCAGTCTCGGGGTGCAGCACAACCTGAAATTGCTCCGGTCGGTCGTAATTCCGGCCGCGCTTCCCGCGATCCTCACCGGCGTTCGAACCGGGATCGGCCGATGCTGGATGCTGGTCGTCGCCGCCGAGATTTTCGGCGTCTCAGGCATCGGTCGACAGATCATCCGCGCCGGAGACAACTTACGCGTCGATCGCGTGATCGCGTATATCCTCGTCCTCAGCATCGTCTACCTGATCGTCGACGCGGCCTTCCGTTCGGTCAGCCAGCGGGTGATCGCATGGCAGAACTGA
- a CDS encoding ABC transporter substrate-binding protein, whose product MTTDDTRVYSRRNYLQGVGGAVAAGTAGLAGCLGSDLEELTLAYMPIYPDLQYFVMDGEGYLDELSVDVDAREFTDGPAIVQAYGGGEIDVAMFGIVPSMIVIDRGIPAKVTAANITEPMAIMAHDDFQQLWADHGADAFERWTDERGTPFRFGTFPQGSVPDVLLRYWLETDVGLEPEEATEIIEINGASAVWQAIANDEIDGTSIMEPVPTIAQEEESSVSTFLTAAEIMPGQPAAVTLMSDEVRESEVAREFLEQHRRATEFINDNPGETAEHVSEGIGMPLERAQQALESPLSNFVTDPREIENGTEIFAEFAHRNGQTDDYLDLEDIFDTSVYDEVA is encoded by the coding sequence ATGACTACCGATGATACTCGTGTGTATTCTCGACGTAACTACCTTCAGGGAGTCGGCGGCGCCGTCGCCGCCGGCACGGCTGGTTTAGCGGGTTGTCTCGGGAGCGATCTCGAGGAACTCACGCTGGCGTATATGCCGATCTACCCCGATCTCCAGTACTTCGTCATGGACGGGGAAGGATACCTCGACGAACTAAGCGTCGACGTCGACGCCCGCGAGTTCACCGACGGCCCGGCGATCGTGCAGGCCTACGGGGGCGGCGAGATCGACGTCGCGATGTTCGGCATCGTTCCCTCGATGATCGTCATCGACCGGGGAATACCCGCGAAAGTGACCGCGGCGAACATCACCGAACCGATGGCAATCATGGCTCACGACGACTTCCAGCAACTGTGGGCCGACCACGGCGCGGACGCCTTCGAGCGCTGGACGGACGAACGTGGCACACCGTTCCGGTTCGGTACCTTTCCCCAGGGTTCCGTTCCCGACGTCCTCCTGCGCTACTGGCTCGAGACCGACGTCGGCCTCGAACCCGAGGAGGCCACCGAGATCATCGAGATCAACGGTGCGAGTGCGGTCTGGCAGGCGATCGCCAACGACGAGATCGACGGTACCAGCATCATGGAACCGGTGCCGACGATCGCCCAGGAAGAGGAGTCATCGGTGTCGACGTTTCTGACGGCGGCAGAGATCATGCCCGGCCAACCCGCGGCGGTGACCCTGATGAGTGACGAGGTTCGCGAAAGTGAGGTGGCTCGCGAGTTCCTCGAGCAACACCGCCGTGCCACCGAGTTCATCAACGATAACCCCGGGGAGACGGCCGAACACGTCAGCGAGGGGATCGGGATGCCGCTCGAGCGAGCACAGCAGGCGCTCGAGTCGCCGCTGTCGAACTTCGTGACCGATCCGCGCGAAATCGAGAACGGCACGGAGATCTTCGCGGAGTTCGCCCATCGGAACGGACAGACCGACGACTACCTCGACCTCGAGGACATCTTCGACACGTCAGTGTACGACGAGGTTGCGTGA
- a CDS encoding thioredoxin family protein: MTPDTDTELPLEETPERPVALETEAELEAFVDAHPVVLLEFYTSGCGICASMEPVLTGVAQATDAAVGTINPRDDPPLIERFDVRSVPLLVVFVDGEPVDRRAEGFIPAEAVIDWVENQADR; encoded by the coding sequence ATGACTCCCGATACAGACACTGAACTGCCGCTCGAGGAAACCCCTGAACGACCCGTCGCGCTCGAGACCGAAGCCGAGCTCGAGGCGTTCGTCGACGCTCACCCAGTCGTCTTACTCGAGTTCTACACGTCGGGGTGTGGCATCTGCGCCTCGATGGAACCAGTACTCACTGGCGTCGCCCAGGCGACCGACGCTGCTGTCGGGACGATCAACCCTCGGGACGACCCGCCCCTGATCGAGCGGTTCGACGTGCGGAGCGTTCCCCTGTTGGTGGTGTTCGTCGACGGGGAGCCGGTCGACCGGCGCGCAGAGGGGTTCATTCCCGCCGAGGCGGTCATCGACTGGGTTGAGAACCAGGCGGATCGGTGA
- a CDS encoding NAD(P)/FAD-dependent oxidoreductase → MERVDVAIVGGGPAGASAAERAAAHGAETILFEQGVPREDREGLGPDSTDAAGMLDYWIDIMDFDYEEIPDEVILRELEGTEFIGPSSRVHLRTTGMDARYPKFGYTFHRARMDDWLHERATEAGADLRVGTGVKNLESDLSGAEPIHTLTLSDGEQLEATHVILADGPQRRITLNALDQFLVGKSVSDHLSPPKANHIAYQEYREFPEELFTEFEDTLKFWWGYMPGETAYPWIFPNDGTVARVGLTMPIGMTLEDVPHPDSYKLLKPSDDGIPTGSEYIRRLLELEYGDEYDIEEDIPIVEDRGKSKGTETYPISSTRPIESPVGANIAVAGGAMGTTSAFHEGGYHVAVRTGKIAGRLAATDGLEHYNDVWKRAIGDEILRNVAFADIVKDYEPDDWDWAFDVVSGMQGSSDGGGSILDKKYSKGIGATKILTAYKKRKFTYRNGKYVQLAEDEYVY, encoded by the coding sequence ATGGAACGCGTTGACGTCGCGATCGTCGGCGGTGGGCCTGCGGGCGCCTCGGCAGCAGAGCGCGCCGCCGCCCACGGCGCCGAGACGATCCTCTTCGAACAGGGTGTACCTCGAGAAGACCGCGAGGGCCTCGGTCCGGATTCGACCGACGCCGCCGGGATGCTCGACTACTGGATCGACATTATGGACTTCGACTACGAGGAGATTCCCGACGAAGTCATCCTCCGGGAACTCGAGGGCACCGAGTTCATCGGCCCCTCGAGTCGCGTCCACCTTCGGACGACGGGCATGGACGCCCGCTATCCGAAGTTCGGCTACACCTTCCACCGCGCCCGGATGGACGACTGGCTCCACGAGCGGGCAACAGAGGCGGGAGCCGACCTGCGTGTCGGGACGGGCGTGAAGAACCTCGAGAGTGACCTCTCGGGGGCCGAACCGATCCACACGCTCACGCTCTCCGATGGGGAGCAACTCGAGGCGACCCACGTAATCCTCGCTGACGGCCCACAGCGTCGGATCACGCTGAACGCGCTGGATCAGTTTCTGGTGGGCAAGAGCGTCTCGGATCACCTCTCACCACCGAAGGCCAACCACATTGCCTACCAGGAGTATCGCGAGTTCCCCGAGGAGCTCTTCACGGAGTTCGAGGACACCCTCAAGTTCTGGTGGGGGTACATGCCCGGGGAAACGGCCTACCCGTGGATCTTCCCCAACGACGGTACCGTCGCCCGCGTCGGCCTGACGATGCCCATCGGGATGACCCTCGAGGACGTGCCCCACCCCGATTCGTACAAGCTCCTGAAGCCGAGCGACGACGGGATTCCGACCGGGAGCGAGTACATCCGCCGCCTGCTCGAACTTGAGTACGGCGACGAGTACGACATCGAGGAGGACATCCCGATCGTCGAGGATCGCGGGAAGTCGAAGGGAACCGAAACGTATCCGATCTCCTCGACGCGTCCGATCGAGTCGCCCGTCGGTGCCAACATCGCCGTCGCCGGCGGCGCGATGGGGACGACCTCGGCGTTTCACGAGGGCGGCTACCACGTGGCCGTCCGCACGGGCAAGATCGCCGGCCGACTCGCGGCGACGGACGGCCTCGAGCACTACAACGACGTCTGGAAGCGGGCGATCGGCGACGAGATCCTCCGGAACGTCGCGTTCGCGGACATCGTCAAGGACTACGAACCCGACGACTGGGACTGGGCGTTCGACGTCGTCAGCGGCATGCAGGGCTCGAGCGACGGGGGCGGCTCCATCCTCGATAAGAAGTACTCGAAGGGGATCGGGGCGACGAAGATCCTCACCGCGTACAAAAAGCGGAAGTTCACATATCGAAACGGGAAATACGTCCAGTTGGCCGAAGACGAGTACGTGTACTGA
- a CDS encoding Zn-dependent hydrolase: protein MEIDTGRLRSDLEESASIGAIEADEGRGRTVLTGSEANRDARDRLIERLEGAGLDVSVDAVGNLTGTWTPPSANPGEAPVAAGSHLDSVPEGGIFDGQLGVYAALEAIRSLQESGFEPARPLTVVSFTEEEGATFAGGLLGSSVATGQRSVENALALTDGGALDRDGRETQNGERDGGRTLERALEDIGYRGEGRLDASEWDAFLELHVEQDTVLESHDVSVGVVTAITGISHSSVQIRGKANHAGATAMTDRTDALAAASEFVLALEAAGNHAAEAGDNTAVATVGNCTVSPNATNVIPGTVDLGVDIRDVDGDVMRELLTEAETVLEALEGKRGVATTMERHLEVDPAAMSERCQQALESEATALGVDSLSLHSGAAHDAMNVARVTDTGMLFAPSRGGYSHSPLEWTDWEDCATATRVLAAAMARLSSER, encoded by the coding sequence ATGGAAATCGATACGGGACGACTTCGATCCGACCTCGAGGAATCCGCATCAATTGGGGCGATCGAGGCCGACGAAGGGCGCGGCCGAACGGTTCTCACCGGGAGTGAAGCGAACCGTGACGCCCGAGATAGGCTCATCGAGCGACTCGAGGGGGCCGGCCTGGACGTCAGCGTCGACGCCGTCGGCAACCTGACCGGAACCTGGACACCCCCGAGCGCCAACCCCGGGGAGGCCCCGGTCGCGGCTGGCAGCCACCTCGACTCGGTTCCCGAGGGCGGCATCTTCGACGGCCAACTCGGCGTGTACGCCGCCCTCGAGGCGATTCGCTCGCTGCAGGAATCCGGATTCGAGCCGGCCCGCCCGCTGACAGTCGTCTCGTTCACCGAGGAGGAGGGGGCCACCTTCGCCGGCGGGTTGCTCGGGTCGTCGGTCGCGACGGGACAGCGATCGGTCGAAAACGCCCTGGCACTGACCGACGGCGGCGCGCTGGATCGCGACGGTCGCGAGACGCAAAACGGCGAGCGAGACGGTGGACGAACCCTCGAGCGGGCCCTCGAAGACATCGGCTACCGGGGCGAGGGCCGCCTCGACGCCAGCGAGTGGGACGCCTTCCTGGAACTGCACGTCGAACAGGATACGGTTCTCGAGTCTCACGACGTCTCCGTGGGCGTCGTAACCGCTATCACGGGCATCTCCCACTCGAGCGTTCAGATCCGAGGCAAGGCCAACCACGCCGGTGCGACCGCGATGACCGACCGAACCGACGCCCTCGCCGCGGCCAGCGAGTTCGTTCTGGCCCTCGAGGCGGCGGGGAATCACGCGGCCGAGGCGGGTGACAACACCGCGGTCGCAACCGTCGGGAACTGTACCGTCAGCCCGAACGCGACGAACGTGATCCCGGGCACTGTCGACCTCGGCGTCGACATTCGGGACGTCGACGGCGACGTCATGCGCGAGTTGCTCACCGAAGCCGAGACGGTTCTCGAGGCTCTCGAGGGCAAACGCGGAGTGGCAACGACGATGGAACGCCACCTCGAGGTCGATCCAGCCGCGATGAGCGAGCGCTGTCAGCAGGCACTCGAGTCCGAGGCGACCGCGTTAGGCGTCGACTCGCTTTCACTTCACTCGGGAGCGGCCCACGACGCGATGAACGTCGCCCGCGTCACCGATACCGGGATGCTCTTTGCGCCCTCCCGTGGCGGTTACTCCCACAGCCCGCTCGAGTGGACCGACTGGGAGGACTGTGCGACCGCAACGCGGGTGCTCGCGGCGGCGATGGCACGGCTCTCGAGCGAGCGGTAA
- a CDS encoding dCTP deaminase, which yields MSVEHDIRSFVDNLVYEQTQVHDHGVDLTVSAIYRVAGPGALDFGGDELEDADLEPVPTEPRDPEDDYEWWNLEGGQYVVQYNEFLTETDESLVLQPRNELLARGGSHPTVHVVSHLPLLPLSVPEGGLSIKENARISTLLWPAGGDAGGAGSAEPVDTRGDTNR from the coding sequence ATGTCCGTCGAACACGATATCCGCTCGTTCGTCGACAATCTGGTGTACGAGCAGACGCAGGTACACGACCACGGGGTCGATCTGACGGTCAGCGCCATCTACCGGGTCGCAGGCCCGGGCGCACTCGACTTCGGTGGCGACGAACTCGAGGACGCCGACCTCGAGCCAGTCCCCACTGAACCGAGAGACCCCGAGGACGACTACGAGTGGTGGAACCTCGAGGGAGGCCAGTACGTCGTTCAGTACAACGAGTTCCTAACCGAGACCGACGAGTCGCTCGTGTTACAGCCGCGAAACGAACTGCTGGCACGCGGCGGCTCCCATCCGACGGTGCACGTCGTCTCCCATCTCCCGCTATTGCCACTGTCGGTTCCCGAGGGCGGGTTGTCGATCAAGGAGAACGCCCGGATTTCGACGCTGCTGTGGCCGGCGGGCGGTGACGCCGGTGGTGCGGGATCGGCCGAACCCGTCGACACTCGAGGCGACACGAACCGATAG
- a CDS encoding arsenic resistance protein, translating to MNVIEKYQTVVVVLAIVGGVLVGQVTGVPGLAERLILPFLLVMLVGAFLQIPLGNLRKAFRNRRVVGLSLLVNFVWNPLFAVVLGFVFLREHPALWVGLIMLMVTPCTDWYLIFTDIADGDVPLATSLLPYNLVLQLVLLPVYLYLFAGELVTLPVETLVESVVLVLVVPLVVAAIGRVTLPKLMGETYFTSTLLPALGPVQILFLALAIAAMFASQGDVILDNPGVLLLLAIPVIAFYAINFALGIGIGRLAAFSYEEVVCFNCTILSRNSPTALAIAVVAFPHEPLIPLALVIGPLLELPLLSVVSNLLLELRERELWGRTEALSSGME from the coding sequence GTGAACGTCATCGAGAAGTACCAGACGGTGGTCGTCGTGCTGGCGATCGTCGGTGGCGTTCTCGTCGGGCAGGTTACTGGCGTTCCCGGCCTCGCCGAACGACTCATCCTCCCGTTTCTGCTGGTCATGCTGGTCGGAGCGTTTCTCCAAATCCCGCTGGGCAACCTGCGAAAGGCGTTCAGGAATCGCCGCGTCGTCGGGCTGAGCCTCCTGGTCAACTTCGTCTGGAACCCGCTGTTCGCCGTCGTGCTCGGCTTCGTCTTTCTCCGCGAGCATCCGGCGCTGTGGGTCGGGCTGATTATGCTCATGGTGACGCCGTGCACCGACTGGTACCTCATCTTCACCGACATCGCCGACGGCGACGTCCCACTCGCGACGTCGTTGTTGCCGTACAACCTCGTCCTCCAGCTGGTTCTCCTGCCGGTGTATCTCTACCTGTTCGCCGGGGAACTCGTCACGCTGCCCGTCGAGACGTTGGTCGAAAGCGTCGTGCTCGTACTCGTCGTTCCGCTCGTCGTCGCTGCGATAGGTCGGGTAACCCTGCCGAAACTGATGGGGGAGACGTACTTCACGTCTACCCTCTTGCCGGCCCTCGGGCCGGTGCAGATACTCTTTCTCGCGCTCGCAATCGCGGCGATGTTCGCCTCACAGGGGGACGTCATCCTCGACAATCCCGGCGTATTGCTTCTCCTCGCGATCCCCGTGATCGCCTTCTACGCGATCAATTTTGCCCTCGGGATCGGCATTGGACGGCTCGCCGCGTTCAGCTACGAGGAGGTCGTCTGTTTCAACTGTACGATCCTCTCGCGCAACTCGCCGACGGCGCTCGCGATCGCGGTCGTTGCCTTTCCACACGAACCGCTCATCCCGCTGGCGCTGGTGATCGGGCCACTGCTCGAGTTGCCACTGCTCAGCGTCGTTTCGAACCTCCTCCTGGAACTACGGGAGCGAGAGCTATGGGGGCGAACGGAGGCGCTTTCGAGCGGGATGGAGTAG
- a CDS encoding BtpA/SgcQ family protein, with translation MDDTDTLIETFGNDRPILGMVHLPALPGAPDYEGSREAIRTRMLEDAAALEDGGVDGIVVENFGDSPFFPDEVPTHTVTEMTALATTLTAAVDVPVGINVLRNDAEAALSIAAAAGASFVRVNVHVGAAATDQGIVEGRAHETVRLRDRLEADVAILADVHVKHATPLGEAGLEQTAIETTARGRADGLIVSGSGTGQVTPLEDVERVVEAVAALEQEVPVFVGSGVTPDSIGDCFDVGADGAIVGTALKEGRETTNRVSSEKVRALLEAV, from the coding sequence ATGGACGACACCGACACGCTCATCGAGACGTTCGGAAACGATCGCCCGATCCTCGGCATGGTACATCTTCCGGCGCTCCCGGGCGCTCCCGACTACGAGGGCTCTCGCGAGGCGATCAGAACGCGGATGCTCGAGGACGCCGCGGCGCTCGAGGACGGCGGTGTCGACGGCATCGTCGTCGAGAACTTCGGTGATTCGCCCTTCTTTCCCGACGAGGTACCGACGCACACCGTCACCGAGATGACCGCGCTGGCGACGACGCTGACCGCCGCCGTGGACGTCCCGGTTGGGATCAACGTCCTCCGCAACGACGCCGAAGCCGCGTTGTCGATTGCCGCCGCCGCGGGTGCGTCGTTCGTCCGCGTCAACGTCCACGTCGGGGCCGCCGCGACCGACCAGGGAATCGTCGAAGGCCGCGCTCACGAGACCGTTCGGCTCCGCGACCGACTCGAGGCCGACGTGGCTATCCTCGCCGACGTCCACGTCAAACACGCGACGCCGCTCGGCGAGGCAGGGCTCGAGCAGACCGCCATCGAGACGACTGCCCGCGGGCGGGCTGATGGCCTGATCGTCTCCGGCAGCGGGACGGGGCAGGTGACGCCGCTTGAGGACGTCGAACGGGTCGTGGAGGCGGTCGCCGCGCTCGAGCAGGAGGTACCGGTGTTCGTCGGCAGCGGCGTCACCCCCGACTCGATCGGCGACTGTTTCGATGTCGGTGCCGACGGCGCTATCGTCGGCACGGCGTTGAAAGAAGGGAGAGAGACGACGAATCGGGTCTCGAGCGAGAAAGTGCGGGCGTTGCTCGAGGCGGTCTGA